The genomic DNA CTGCCAGACACGGTGAGCGGCCTTCGGCCTCGGCCTCCTCATCCTTgtcctcctcatcttcctctccatcctgctcctcttccttttccttctcctcctcatcttcctctccttcctgctcctcttccttttccttctcctcctcatcttcctctccttcctgctcctcttcctcttccttctcctcctcctcatcttcctctccgtcctgctcctcttcctcatcttcatcttccttttccttctccttgttctcctcctctttctcatcttcctctccgtcctcctgttcctctccatcctcttcttcttcctcatcctcatcatcctcatcttgctcttcctcatccttgtcctcttcatcttcctctccatcctgctcctcttcctcttctttctccttctcctcctcttctttctcatcttcctctccgtcctcctcttcctcatctccgtcctcctgttcctctccatcctcttcttcttcctcatcctcatcatcctcctcctcttcttctccatcctcatcatcctcatcttcttcttcctcatccttctcttcctcttcctcatccttgTCCTCTccaccctcctcttcctctccattctctttttcctcatcctcatcatcctcctcctcttcctctccatcctcatcatcctcatcttcttcttcctcatccttctcttcctcatcttcctctccatcctgctcctcttcctcatcttcatcttccttttccttctcctcctcctcctcatcttcctctccgtcctcctcttcttcatcttcgtcatcctcttcctctccatcctgctctTCTTCCTCGTCCTCAtcgtcctcctcctcttcctctccatcctcatcatcctcatcttcctcatcctcatccttctcttcctcatccttttcctcctcatcttcttctccgtcctcctcttcctctccgttctcttcttcttccccatcctcatcttcttcctctccgtactcctcttcctcatcctcatccttctcctccttttccttgtcctcctcatcttcctctccatcctgctcttcctcatcttcctcttcttcctcatccttatcatcctcatcttcctcttcctcatcctcgTCCTCCTCATCCTCGTCCTCATCTTCCTTTccagcctcctcttcctcatcctcatcatcttcatcttcctctccagcctcctcttcttcgtcttcctcatcctcctcatcatcatccttgtcctcctcttcctcatcctcctcatcctctccatcctcatcatcctcgTCTTCCTC from Parus major isolate Abel unplaced genomic scaffold, Parus_major1.1 Scaffold1227, whole genome shotgun sequence includes the following:
- the LOC107199594 gene encoding uncharacterized protein DDB_G0271670-like, encoding GRGGGAARKRKRKPEAARSSWFSGLTRCWWRRGSTARHGERPSASASSSLSSSSSSPSCSSSFSFSSSSSSPSCSSSFSFSSSSSSPSCSSSSSFSSSSSSSPSCSSSSSSSSFSFSLFSSSFSSSSPSSCSSPSSSSSSSSSSSSCSSSSLSSSSSSPSCSSSSSFSFSSSSFSSSSPSSSSSSPSSCSSPSSSSSSSSSSSSSSSPSSSSSSSSSSSFSSSSSSLSSPPSSSSPFSFSSSSSSSSSSSPSSSSSSSSSSSSSSSFSFSSSSSSSSPSSSSSSSSSSSSPSCSSSSSSSSSSSSSPSSSSSSSSSSSFSSSSFSSSSSSPSSSSSPFSSSSPSSSSSSPYSSSSSSSFSSFSLSSSSSSPSCSSSSSSSSSSLSSSSSSSSSSSSSSSSSSSFPASSSSSSSSSSSSPASSSSSSSSSSSSSLSSSSSSSSSSPSSSSSSSSCSSSSSSSLPSLSSSSSSSSSLSSSSSSSYSSSSSSLTFSSSSSSSSSSSFSSTSSSSSSSSSSSSPSSSSSSSSSSSSSSASS